The following proteins are encoded in a genomic region of Triticum dicoccoides isolate Atlit2015 ecotype Zavitan chromosome 1B, WEW_v2.0, whole genome shotgun sequence:
- the LOC119299105 gene encoding uncharacterized protein LOC119299105, with the protein MAAVILSNTRVMPTSYNKTIMSNLSLHRIGDGAGINQATVIQKDYKFGHTAVNDWVIYEGAGPGPVFARGQGSHILAGNSISTIMITFEDPRYKGSSLAVMGNILDNGQWAIVGGTGLFKYATGFIDLVPVQQSSPKNISNITIEVCNPNY; encoded by the exons ATGGCGGCTGTTATTTTGTCCAACACCCGGGTTATGCCCACCAGTTATAACAAGACCATCATGAGCAATTTGTCCTTGCACCGTATCGGCGATGGGGCCGGCATAAATCAAGCCACTGTGATCCAAAAGGATTACAAGTTTGGTCATACTGCTGTTAATGACTGGGTAATTTACGAAGGTGCAGGCCCCGGTCCGGTGTTCGCCCGCGGACAAGGCAGCCACATTCTTGCCGGCAACTCCATATCTACCATCATGATAACGTTCGAGGATCCAAG gtacaagggctccagccttGCTGTTATGGGCAACATCTTGGATAATGGTCAGTGGGCTATTGTTGGAGGGACTGGGTTATTTAAGTATGCAACTGGATTCATTGACTTGGTTCCTGTTCAACAGTCGAGCCCCAAGAACATTTCAAACATCACCATCGAAGTATGCAATCCAAATTATTGA